From Plasmodium reichenowi strain SY57 chromosome Unknown, whole genome shotgun sequence:
tatatatataataacatatgaatattatatatttatttaatatatgtatacaaattaatattatatcacAGTCAAAGCACAAGTactattttttaattacaatagaaaattcatttaaataagaaaaaaaaaaaaataaaaaaaaaataaataaataaatatatatatatatcatatatatataatcatatgaAGGATTAAATATTCCATCCATATAAGAAATGATTTTAAAAGGAtacaaagaaaaaaaaaaaaaagatacaCTTGAGAAAACTCGTGAACAGGTGATTCAACCCTCATGATATATgattcataatataaagaataaaagatattaatattatatatgtgtgtaaattttttattttataaaatatcttaaaatataaaagtcTATTTAAACTTTAAAAAGAAAGGTTAAACgttataaaagaatatttcCTTAATAAACTTTtgtgtatatgtatatattttttatatgaaaaggAAATCATTCCTAccatatatacatatatatatatatatatgtatgtgtatttgtatttatttatttaataatacttttttcattttttctttttgtttttggATAATTTACATCCTGCATTCTCcaaatatatgtatacatatatatatatatatatatatatatgattgCTTGTGTATATTTCCATTTTGTAAGATATATAGTTGTTACAATTATTTAAACTTTGATTTAGCATCATACAAATAACAAGGTTTTTTTAAATGGGTAATTACATGGTTATATGCTTCATCAATGCAATCCGTTATAAATATACCATTTAAATCATCCTGAGATATAAGACCATATTCAGctaattttttaaaattcaAAATACCTGACCAGAAATCTTTTCCTATTAATACAATAGGTacatttcttttaaatttcTTACATTGTTTTAGAGTTAATATTTCCATTAACTCATCTAACGTACCAAATCCTCCTGGCAATACAATAAATGCtaatgataaataaattaaccaaaattttcttgtaaaaaaataatgaaatttaaaagataaatttCTATCAACATATTGATTAGCTCCCTTTTCAAAAGGTAATGAAATCATAAATCCCAACGATCTTCCATTAGCTTCTTTACTTCCTTTATTAGCTGCTTCCATAAACCCTGGTC
This genomic window contains:
- a CDS encoding lysine decarboxylase-like protein, putative, with translation ERKLEKFKEQITNNIAIDEEELKECEKLKKELERLEKLKWTGEYYKKIYELSKRLTNYFNTEEGQKTVYNISSHLPKVHNFLPNKKGEQNPNNFTVAICTGGGPGFMEAANKGSKEANGRSLGFMISLPFEKGANQYVDRNLSFKFHYFFTRKFWLIYLSLAFIVLPGGFGTLDELMEILTLKQCKKFKRNVPIVLIGKDFWSGILNFKKLAEYGLISQDDLNGIFITDCIDEAYNHVITHLKKPCYLYDAKSKFK